One segment of Panicum virgatum strain AP13 chromosome 3K, P.virgatum_v5, whole genome shotgun sequence DNA contains the following:
- the LOC120697497 gene encoding dnaJ protein ERDJ3B, with the protein MAATGKGGAARVAAGFLFLLHLVAAIAGKSYYDVLQVPKGASEDQIKRSYRKLALKYHPDKNPDNEEANKRFAEINNAYEVLTDQEKRKIYDRYGEEGLKQFQGRGGGGGGMNIQDIFSSFFGGGGGAEEEEEQILKGDEVVVELEASLEDLYMGGSLKVWREKNVIKPAPGKRKCNCRNEVYHRQIGPGMYQQMTEQVCDQCPNVKFVREGEFLTVDIEKGMQDGQEVLFFEEGEPKIDGEPGDLKFRIRTAPHGRFRREGNDLHATVTISLLQSLVGFEKTIKHLDNHLVEIGTKGITKPKEIRKFKGEGMPLYQSNKKGDLYVTFEVLFPKTLTDDQKAKLKDILV; encoded by the exons ATGGCGGCAACGGgaaagggaggggcggcgcgggtcgccgccggcttcctcttcctcctgcaTCTCGTTGCGGCGATCGCCGG GAAGAGCTACTACGACGTGCTGCAAGTGCCCAAGGGCGCGTCGGAGGATCAGATCAAGAGGTCGTACCGCAAGCTTGCCCTCAAGTACCACCCCGACAAGAACCCCGACAATGAAGAGGCCAACAAGCGCTTCGCGGAGATCAACAACG CGTATGAGGTGCTCACGGACcaggagaagaggaagatctATGACCGGTACGGCGAGGAGGGGCTGAAGCAGTTCCAAGGCcggggaggtggcggtggtggaaTGAACATTCAGGACATCTTTAGCAG CTtttttggtggtggtggtggagcggaagaggaggaagaacagATCTTAAAAGGTGATGAAGTGGTTGTTGAACTGGAGGCTTCACTAGAGGATTTGTACATGGGCGGTTCCTTAAAG gtttggagagagaaaaatgTCATAAAACCAGCACCAGGAAAGAGGAAATGCAACTGTAGGAATGAAGTTTACCATCGCCAAATTGGTCCTGGAATGTATCAACAGATGACTGAGCAG GTCTGCGATCAATGTCCAAATGTGAAATTTGTACGAGAAGGTGAATTTTTGACTGTTGATATTGAGAAGGGAATGCAAGATGGACAG gagGTTTTATTTTTTGAGGAAGGTGAACCTAAGATTGATGGCGAACCTGGTGATTTGAAG TTTAGGATCCGAACAGCACCACATGGGCGTTTCAGAAGAGAAGGCAATGATCTGCATGCAACAGTTACAATTTCCCTG ctgcaatctcTGGTTGGTTTTGAGAAGACTATCAAGCATCTTGACAACCATCTGGTGGAAATCGGCACCAAG GGTATCACTAAGCCTAAGGAGATAAGGAAATTCAAAGGCGAAGGCATGCCGCTGTACCAAAGCAACAAGAAAGGCGACCTGTACGTCACATTCGAGGTGTTGTTCCCGAAAACGCTAACGGACGACCAGAAGGCCAAGCTGAAGGACATTCTGGTGTAG
- the LOC120697496 gene encoding tubulin gamma-2 chain — translation MPREIITIQVGQCGNQIGMEFWKQLCLEHGIGKDGLLEDFATQGGDRKDVFFYQADDQHFIPRSLLIDLEPRVINGIQNSEYRNLYNHENIFVAEHGGGAGNNWASGYHQGEQVVDDIMDMVDREADGSDSLEGFVLCHSIAGGTGSGMGSYLLETLNDRYSKKLVQTYSVFPNQMETSDVVVQPYNSLLTLKRLTLNADCVVVLDNTALNRIAVERLHLSNPTFAQTNSLVSTVMSASTTTLRYPGYMNNDLVGLLASLIPTPRCHFLMTGYTPLTVERQVNMIRKTTVLDVMRRLLQTKNIMVSSYARTKEASQAKYISILNIIQGEVDPTQVHESLQRIRERKLVNFIDWAPASIQVALSRKSPYVQTTHRVSGLMLANHTSIRHLFSKCLGQYEKLRKKQAFLDNYRKFPMFADNDLSEFDESREIIESLVDEYKACESPDYIKWGMEDTGEANVAAALDSKLVV, via the exons ATGCCGCGCGAGATCATCACGATCCAGGTGGGGCAATGCGGGAACCAGATCGGGATGGAGTTCTGGAAGCAGCTCTGCCTCGAGCACGGCATCGGCAAGGACGGCCTCCTCGAGGACTTCGCCACCCAG GGTGGTGACAGGAAGGATGTCTTCTTTTACCAGGCTGATGATCAGCACTTCATACCCAGGTCTCTTCTTATTGACTTGGAGCCAAGAGTGATCAATGGAATTCAGAACAGTGAGTATAGGAACCTGTACAACCATGAGAACATATTTGTCGCTGAGCACGGTGGTGGTGCTGGGAACAACTGGGCCAGTGGGTATCATCAG GGTGAACAAGTTGTTGATGATATCATGGACATGGTTGATAGAGAAGCAGATGGAAGTGATAGCCTTGAGGGTTTTGTCCTTTGTCACTCTATTGCTGGTGGAACTGGTTCAG GTATGGGTTCTTATCTGTTGGAGACATTGAATGATCGATACAGTAAAAAGCTTGTGCAGACATATAGTGTCTTCCCAAATCAGATGGAAACAAGTGATGTTGTCGTCCAACCGTACAACTCGCTCTTGACTTTGAAGCGGCTGACACTGAATGCCGACTGTGTGGTTGTTCTTGACAATACGGCTCTTAATAGGATTGCCGTGGAGCGTCTTCATCTATCAAATCCTACTTTTGCACAGACAAACTCTTTGGTCTCCACAGTTATGTCTGCAAGCACAACTACTTTGAGGTACCCTGGATATATGAACAATGACCTGGTTGGTCTTCTTGCCTCCTTGATCCCCACACCAAGGTGTCATTTTCTGATGACAGGTTACACTCCATTGACCGTTGAACGGCAG GTTAACATGATACGCAAAACGACGGTACTAGATGTTATGAGAAGACTTCTGCAG ACAAAGAATATAATGGTGTCATCATATGCTCGAACAAAGGAAGCCAGCCAGGCTAAATACATTTCCATACTTAATATCATTCAAGGAGAGGTGGACCCTACACAG GTCCATGAGAGTCTGCAAAGGATACGTGAAAGGAAACTTGTTAACTTCATAGATTGGGCCCCCGCAAGCATTCAG GTTGCCTTGTCAAGAAAATCCCCGTATGTTCAAACAACACACAGG GTTAGTGGTTTGATGTTAGCAAATCATACTAGTATACGTCACTTATTCAGCAAATGCCTGGGACAATATGAGAAGCTAAGGAAAAAGCAAGCCTTTCTTGACAACTACCGGAAGTTTCCTATGTTTGCG GACAATGATCTCTCTGAATTCGATGAATCTCGAGAAATAATAGAGAGTCTAGTTGATGAGTACAAGGCTTGTGAATCACCAGATTACATTAAATGGGGAATGGAG GATACTGGAGAGGCAAATGTCGCGGCCGCACTGGATTCTAAGTTAGTGGTGTAA